One genomic region from Candidatus Nitrosopumilus koreensis AR1 encodes:
- a CDS encoding PEFG-CTERM sorting domain-containing protein encodes MKKSTALTILMTSLVLSVTSFQMASADSFQEKAEFASSLEETLGHFWALEQNLDDGNAELALIHATHPISELYDSMKPELKASDPNLDAQVQKTLMELKDKASTDVSRQQAQQAIDDAKQVVSIARSTIVGDKLSQDTAFRVQLMKVLLDTSIAEYGEAVSDGVIGEMAEFQDGSAFVWRSQQIFSEIESDIDPHIAEEIDEMYAELWLAYDVRAEPAQVATIANGIIHELDESLESKIAFASSLEETLGHFWALEQNLDDGNAELALIHATHPISELYDSMKPELKASDPNLDAQVQKTLMELKDKASTDVSRQQAQQAIDDAKQVVSIARSTIVGDYLSSDVNTKLVLMKVLLDTSIAEYGEAVSDGVIGEMAEFQDGSAFVWRSQQIFNTIRDDIDSHMAQEIDEFYEDLWESYDARATPTQVETYAGGIIHEIDEILGVEDESENLLEYVENIRELLEQTKQEYATGDKDIALSLATKAYLDNFEFLEGPLVELDQEELMEDVEHMLREDLRNMIKNDVPVSEVNAQVDAILTKMDTVANVVPEFGTIAMIILVVSIMSIVAITAKSRLSLRV; translated from the coding sequence ATGAAAAAATCAACCGCATTGACAATTCTAATGACTTCGTTGGTTCTATCTGTGACCTCGTTTCAAATGGCTTCTGCAGATTCCTTTCAAGAAAAAGCAGAATTTGCTTCTTCACTTGAAGAGACATTGGGACATTTCTGGGCACTAGAGCAAAATCTTGATGATGGAAATGCTGAACTTGCATTGATTCATGCAACTCATCCAATTTCAGAATTGTATGATTCCATGAAACCAGAACTCAAAGCATCGGATCCTAACCTTGATGCACAAGTCCAAAAAACTCTCATGGAGTTAAAAGACAAAGCAAGTACTGATGTCTCAAGACAACAAGCTCAGCAGGCAATTGATGACGCAAAACAAGTAGTTTCTATTGCTCGTTCAACTATTGTTGGAGACAAATTAAGCCAAGATACAGCCTTTAGAGTGCAGTTGATGAAGGTCTTACTTGATACATCCATAGCCGAATATGGCGAAGCAGTGTCTGATGGTGTCATCGGAGAGATGGCAGAATTCCAAGATGGTTCTGCATTTGTATGGAGATCACAACAGATTTTCTCAGAAATAGAATCTGACATTGATCCTCACATAGCTGAAGAAATTGATGAGATGTATGCCGAACTCTGGTTAGCTTATGATGTTAGAGCAGAACCTGCTCAAGTAGCAACTATTGCTAATGGCATTATCCACGAACTTGATGAATCTCTAGAATCAAAAATAGCCTTTGCTTCTTCACTTGAAGAGACATTGGGACATTTCTGGGCACTAGAGCAAAATCTTGATGATGGAAATGCTGAACTTGCATTGATTCATGCAACTCATCCAATTTCAGAATTGTATGATTCCATGAAACCAGAACTCAAAGCATCGGATCCTAACCTTGATGCACAAGTCCAAAAAACTCTCATGGAGTTAAAAGACAAAGCAAGTACTGATGTCTCAAGACAACAAGCTCAGCAGGCAATTGATGACGCAAAACAAGTAGTTTCTATTGCTCGTTCAACTATTGTTGGAGACTATTTGAGTAGTGATGTGAACACAAAACTAGTCTTAATGAAGGTCTTACTTGATACATCCATAGCCGAATACGGTGAAGCAGTGTCTGATGGTGTCATCGGAGAGATGGCAGAATTCCAAGATGGTTCTGCATTTGTATGGAGATCACAGCAGATTTTCAATACAATTAGGGATGATATTGATTCGCATATGGCTCAAGAGATTGATGAATTCTATGAAGACCTTTGGGAATCTTATGATGCTAGAGCAACGCCTACTCAAGTAGAAACGTATGCAGGAGGAATCATTCATGAAATTGACGAAATCTTAGGTGTTGAAGACGAAAGTGAGAATCTGTTAGAATATGTTGAAAATATCAGAGAACTTCTTGAGCAAACAAAACAAGAATATGCAACTGGAGATAAAGACATAGCATTAAGTCTTGCAACTAAAGCATATCTTGACAACTTTGAGTTCCTTGAGGGACCTCTAGTTGAACTTGATCAAGAGGAACTAATGGAAGATGTTGAACACATGTTAAGAGAAGACCTTCGAAACATGATCAAAAATGATGTTCCTGTCTCAGAAGTAAATGCACAAGTTGATGCAATACTGACAAAAATGGATACCGTTGCAAATGTTGTCCCTGAATTTGGAACAATTGCGATGATAATTCTTGTTGTTTCAATCATGAGTATTGTTGCAATTACTGCAAAATCTAGACTGAGTCTAAGAGTATAA
- a CDS encoding tetratricopeptide repeat protein: MGLFGKKEDPEDLMYDAMEMVERNQPKAAISLFNKVLKQEPENTEALLQKGLALNQIKKYQDAITCFDKLVEINPKDAQALNNRGISMAEIGNVQGAAEYYEKAIEADPKYASAYFNKGVLLDKLQEHEEALTVLEKAISIDPKKPNALIYKGIVLGKLKRNEEALNCFSNVCKKYPNNLDAFFQKGVQLAELGQHKKALDVFNEISKKFKDNVNILYAKSRSLAALERYPESLEMLKQAVSTSPKVIRAWAKEEPIFTKLHSNDQFRKIIKL; encoded by the coding sequence ATGGGGCTGTTTGGCAAAAAAGAAGATCCAGAAGATTTGATGTACGATGCAATGGAAATGGTTGAAAGGAATCAGCCAAAAGCAGCCATATCATTATTCAACAAAGTCCTAAAACAAGAGCCAGAAAACACAGAGGCATTACTGCAAAAAGGATTAGCGTTAAACCAGATTAAAAAATATCAAGACGCCATTACTTGTTTTGACAAACTTGTAGAAATAAACCCCAAGGATGCTCAAGCTCTAAACAATAGAGGGATATCTATGGCAGAAATTGGCAACGTACAAGGGGCTGCAGAATATTATGAAAAGGCAATTGAAGCAGACCCCAAATACGCTTCGGCCTACTTTAACAAAGGCGTACTGTTAGACAAACTCCAAGAACATGAAGAAGCATTAACGGTTTTAGAAAAAGCAATCTCAATTGACCCAAAAAAACCCAATGCACTAATTTACAAAGGAATAGTGTTAGGCAAACTCAAGAGAAATGAAGAGGCTTTGAATTGCTTTTCTAATGTGTGTAAAAAATATCCAAATAATTTGGATGCATTCTTTCAAAAAGGAGTTCAGTTGGCAGAATTAGGTCAACACAAAAAAGCATTAGATGTTTTTAATGAGATTTCAAAAAAATTCAAAGACAATGTGAATATCCTATATGCAAAATCACGCAGTTTAGCAGCACTTGAGAGATATCCTGAATCATTAGAGATGCTAAAACAAGCAGTATCAACAAGCCCCAAAGTTATTCGGGCATGGGCAAAAGAAGAACCAATATTTACAAAGTTGCACAGCAATGATCAATTTAGAAAAATAATAAAACTATAG
- a CDS encoding SHOCT domain-containing protein translates to MAAKKAGYIEKFLKKADKALQEGVKRADEVLEDAVEFGTMTAKQAAQASKEIRKQAKKESDELQKKGAKKISEGITAAKNISSSTDDELATLEKLGKLRKAGVITEKEFQAKKKKILGRI, encoded by the coding sequence ATGGCAGCAAAAAAAGCAGGATATATTGAGAAGTTTCTAAAAAAAGCAGACAAGGCACTTCAAGAAGGAGTTAAAAGAGCCGATGAAGTATTAGAAGACGCAGTAGAGTTTGGAACAATGACTGCAAAACAGGCAGCACAAGCAAGCAAAGAAATCCGCAAGCAGGCAAAAAAAGAAAGTGATGAATTGCAAAAAAAGGGTGCCAAAAAAATTAGCGAGGGAATTACTGCTGCAAAGAACATATCTTCAAGTACAGATGATGAATTGGCAACATTAGAAAAACTAGGAAAACTTAGAAAGGCAGGAGTAATCACTGAAAAAGAATTCCAAGCAAAGAAAAAGAAAATCCTAGGAAGAATTTAG
- a CDS encoding cupin domain-containing protein: MKKSNIHGINDKRNVNPDWFTSKTWMKVLSEKIKSEDQDIYHVHFEKGSRTKLHTHNGNQVLIATKGKGSLEIFRKYGTSKSDFKIKKTERITMNEGDIVHIPAKTLHTHGSIDKKKTFSHIAINILPRKNAEYKTVWWESDFKTKAFNII; encoded by the coding sequence ATGAAAAAATCAAACATTCACGGTATCAATGATAAAAGAAATGTAAATCCTGATTGGTTTACATCTAAAACATGGATGAAAGTATTATCTGAAAAAATAAAATCAGAAGACCAAGACATCTATCATGTTCATTTTGAAAAAGGTTCAAGAACTAAACTTCATACACATAATGGTAATCAAGTATTAATTGCAACAAAGGGAAAAGGAAGTCTTGAGATTTTTCGAAAGTACGGAACAAGCAAGAGTGACTTTAAGATAAAAAAAACTGAAAGAATCACTATGAATGAAGGAGATATTGTGCACATACCTGCAAAGACACTTCACACTCATGGTTCTATAGATAAAAAAAAGACGTTTTCTCACATTGCAATCAACATATTGCCACGAAAAAATGCAGAATACAAAACAGTTTGGTGGGAATCAGATTTTAAGACAAAGGCTTTCAACATAATCTAG
- a CDS encoding cupin domain-containing protein: MSLRKNSEIESIQGNEGTTIKQFFDPHNTEIGYSLAQFTLEPGKKSKLHKLKSSEIYYILEGNASLMIDDKVLELNKDDSACVPPNSKQSIKNTGEQNLRFLCIVEPAWKAEDEIMLE; the protein is encoded by the coding sequence ATGTCATTACGAAAAAATTCAGAGATAGAGTCAATTCAAGGAAACGAAGGAACTACGATCAAACAGTTTTTTGATCCGCACAATACAGAGATAGGTTACAGCCTTGCCCAATTTACATTAGAGCCAGGAAAAAAATCAAAACTTCACAAACTAAAATCATCTGAAATTTATTACATTTTAGAGGGAAATGCAAGTCTGATGATTGATGACAAAGTTCTAGAACTAAACAAAGACGATTCTGCATGCGTGCCACCAAACTCCAAACAATCCATCAAAAATACAGGAGAGCAAAACTTGAGGTTTTTATGCATAGTAGAGCCAGCATGGAAAGCAGAAGACGAGATCATGCTAGAATGA
- a CDS encoding DnaJ domain-containing protein → MNTYQALKVLDVDSNSSQEEIKSAFRRKALEHHPDKSKNKNEDIEFKKITEAYEFLKKNHHQRNEVYHKEQSRPKSDFKRKPWGAPEDEKIPEQDWGKYTKEFEEGDPDFWKEYEKNFWEEYNARVRPDGRNGEYEKAKEPKKQPNLFVDVDKSLCIGCCSCEIIAPDVFQINKEKMMNPKSSVIDPKGAGVNKIMDAAMTCPTKAIIVEDTDTKERMYPY, encoded by the coding sequence GTGAATACGTATCAAGCTCTCAAAGTACTAGATGTTGATTCCAACTCATCCCAGGAGGAGATAAAATCTGCGTTTAGAAGAAAGGCACTAGAGCATCACCCGGATAAAAGTAAGAACAAAAATGAAGATATAGAATTTAAAAAAATTACAGAGGCATATGAATTTCTGAAAAAAAATCACCATCAAAGAAATGAGGTGTATCACAAAGAACAATCAAGGCCAAAATCAGATTTCAAAAGAAAGCCATGGGGAGCTCCAGAGGATGAAAAAATTCCAGAACAAGATTGGGGCAAATACACAAAAGAATTCGAAGAAGGGGATCCGGATTTTTGGAAAGAGTATGAGAAAAATTTTTGGGAAGAGTATAACGCAAGAGTTCGTCCAGATGGAAGAAATGGAGAGTATGAAAAGGCAAAAGAGCCTAAGAAACAGCCCAATCTCTTTGTAGATGTAGACAAGAGTTTGTGTATTGGTTGTTGCAGTTGTGAGATAATTGCACCAGATGTATTTCAAATCAACAAAGAGAAAATGATGAATCCAAAATCATCAGTGATTGATCCAAAAGGTGCGGGAGTAAACAAGATTATGGATGCGGCAATGACTTGTCCCACAAAAGCAATAATTGTTGAAGATACGGACACAAAAGAGAGAATGTATCCGTATTGA
- a CDS encoding HIT family protein, translating into MDCIFCKIIAKEIPCKILGESASSISFLDAFPLAKGHVLVIPKNHHQKIQDMSDAENTDLFSFVHKMISKVDSISGATLVAVHNGKEAGQEVPHVHVHLVPRSSNDSASAIHSMFDGTLKLSDSELNELYEKLKI; encoded by the coding sequence ATGGATTGCATTTTTTGTAAAATCATTGCAAAAGAAATCCCTTGTAAAATACTTGGAGAGTCTGCTAGTTCTATTTCATTTCTTGATGCCTTTCCGCTTGCAAAAGGACATGTTCTGGTGATTCCAAAAAACCATCACCAAAAAATTCAAGACATGTCTGATGCTGAAAACACCGATTTATTTTCATTTGTACACAAGATGATCTCCAAAGTTGATTCAATTTCAGGTGCAACTTTAGTTGCAGTTCATAATGGAAAAGAAGCAGGACAAGAAGTTCCTCATGTGCATGTGCATTTGGTTCCAAGAAGTTCTAATGATTCTGCATCTGCAATACACAGCATGTTTGATGGTACCTTGAAGTTATCTGATTCTGAATTAAATGAACTATATGAAAAACTAAAAATTTAA
- a CDS encoding 3-hydroxyacyl-CoA dehydrogenase, with protein MTIKNITVLGSGVMGHGIAQVSATAGYNIVLRDIEQGFLDKAMEKIRWSLDKLVSKEKISKEEADAIFGRIKPVVDLKEAVKDAELVIEVVPEIMDLKKKVYAELDQVAAPEVIFASNTSTLPITEIADTTSRPDKFIGIHFFNPPQLMKLVEVIPGEKTSQEVTELTKDFVKSVNKQAVLCRKDVPGFIINRLFIPMVHEACYVKDRTGATLEEIDSAVKFKLGFPMGIFELADFTGMDVIHKATVEMHLRDKKVINPHPLVEKMFDEKKLGQKSGEGYYKYSDDKYERVTLSEELAQKCNPIQLVANILNNAAWLVTNGASDIEEIEKAAQLGLGLKKPLFETAKEIGIKNIVDELNKLAKEHGEFYKPDPLLVSMQ; from the coding sequence ATGACGATAAAAAATATCACCGTTTTAGGTTCTGGAGTAATGGGACACGGGATTGCACAAGTATCAGCCACTGCAGGATACAATATTGTTCTAAGAGATATCGAGCAAGGATTCTTGGATAAGGCAATGGAGAAAATAAGATGGAGTTTAGATAAATTAGTTTCAAAGGAAAAAATATCTAAAGAAGAGGCTGATGCAATTTTTGGTAGAATCAAACCAGTTGTGGATTTGAAAGAAGCTGTAAAAGATGCAGAGTTAGTAATAGAAGTAGTGCCAGAGATTATGGATTTGAAGAAAAAAGTCTATGCAGAACTAGATCAAGTTGCAGCACCAGAAGTCATCTTTGCATCAAACACCAGCACATTGCCAATAACAGAGATTGCAGATACGACATCGAGACCAGACAAATTTATTGGAATTCATTTCTTCAACCCTCCACAATTAATGAAACTAGTAGAAGTAATTCCAGGTGAGAAAACATCTCAAGAAGTTACTGAACTGACCAAAGATTTTGTAAAATCAGTTAACAAACAAGCCGTATTATGCAGAAAAGATGTTCCAGGATTTATCATCAATCGATTATTCATCCCAATGGTTCACGAAGCATGTTATGTAAAAGATAGAACTGGGGCAACTCTTGAAGAGATTGATTCGGCAGTAAAATTCAAGCTAGGATTTCCTATGGGCATCTTTGAATTGGCAGATTTCACAGGCATGGATGTAATACATAAAGCAACAGTGGAGATGCATTTGAGAGACAAAAAAGTGATCAATCCACACCCATTAGTTGAAAAAATGTTTGATGAAAAAAAGTTAGGTCAAAAATCAGGTGAGGGGTATTACAAATATTCAGATGACAAGTATGAAAGAGTTACACTGTCTGAGGAATTGGCACAAAAATGCAACCCAATTCAACTTGTTGCCAACATTCTAAACAACGCAGCATGGCTTGTCACAAATGGAGCAAGTGATATTGAAGAGATTGAAAAAGCAGCACAGTTAGGATTAGGTCTAAAAAAACCATTATTTGAAACAGCAAAAGAGATAGGCATCAAAAATATTGTAGATGAGCTAAACAAACTTGCCAAAGAACACGGAGAGTTTTACAAACCAGATCCGTTGTTAGTGTCCATGCAATAA
- a CDS encoding TIGR00725 family protein, translated as MVKKRQILVIGNNTKGCLPNHEKIAYEVGVEIAKSGSVLICGGLGGVMTAAAHGAKDANGLTVGIIPQNDPSEANEFCDIVIPTGMGLARDFLNALSADGVIIVGGGSGTLSETCAAYMHKKPMVAIRNLNSSVDPYIDGYLDHRENIKIVGADTPQEAVQKILELLSP; from the coding sequence ATGGTAAAGAAAAGGCAGATCTTAGTTATTGGCAATAATACCAAGGGATGCTTGCCTAACCATGAGAAGATTGCATATGAGGTAGGAGTAGAAATTGCAAAATCTGGTTCTGTTTTAATTTGTGGGGGATTAGGTGGTGTAATGACTGCTGCAGCTCATGGTGCTAAAGATGCAAATGGCTTGACTGTTGGAATTATACCTCAAAATGATCCTTCAGAAGCAAACGAGTTCTGTGATATTGTAATTCCAACTGGGATGGGACTTGCTCGTGATTTTCTTAATGCATTGTCTGCTGATGGTGTGATAATTGTAGGTGGTGGTTCTGGAACTTTGTCTGAAACCTGTGCTGCATACATGCACAAAAAACCTATGGTTGCAATCAGAAATTTGAATAGCTCAGTTGATCCATACATTGATGGATATCTTGATCACCGAGAAAATATCAAAATAGTTGGAGCAGATACTCCTCAAGAAGCAGTTCAAAAAATTCTGGAATTACTCTCCCCATAA
- a CDS encoding RNA polymerase Rbp10 codes for MINMAEENFDEEESTVETFDVNYSCLRCGTLVSNSELSRLPEIKCICGFRVFVKARPPVVKTVKAI; via the coding sequence ATGATAAACATGGCTGAAGAAAACTTTGACGAAGAAGAATCTACTGTAGAAACATTTGATGTAAACTACTCTTGCCTTAGATGTGGAACTCTAGTCTCAAACAGCGAACTATCTCGCTTGCCTGAAATCAAATGTATTTGTGGATTTAGAGTATTTGTTAAAGCAAGACCTCCTGTAGTCAAAACAGTAAAAGCAATTTAG
- the rpsJ gene encoding 30S ribosomal protein S10: MTQTARVKLTSTSLPKLDGVCGEIMGIGKKTGVKVKGPTPLPVKRLHVATRKSPCGSGTETYEKWEMKMHRRIININADDKAIRQLMRLKIPDDVYIELSLT, translated from the coding sequence ATGACCCAAACCGCCCGTGTCAAACTCACATCAACCAGTCTACCTAAACTAGATGGTGTTTGTGGGGAAATCATGGGTATCGGTAAAAAAACCGGTGTAAAGGTAAAGGGTCCAACACCACTTCCTGTAAAAAGATTACATGTTGCTACTAGAAAATCTCCATGCGGAAGTGGAACTGAAACCTATGAAAAATGGGAGATGAAAATGCATAGAAGAATTATCAATATCAACGCTGACGATAAAGCAATTAGACAATTAATGAGACTGAAAATTCCTGATGATGTCTACATCGAACTCTCACTAACATAA
- a CDS encoding elongation factor 1-alpha: MFFQKFITVINALRHAVAAVLVLSAKEGETDTAIAAGGQAREHAFLLKTLGVNQLIVAINKMDDSNYSEEAFKLAKEKGEKLVKSVGYKLENVPFIPVSGWKGDNLVKKSENMPWYNGKTLLEAFDDFTVAEKPVGKPLRVPIQDVYTITGVGTVPVGRVETGTMKAGDKIVVMPSGAPGEIKSIETHHQEMPSAEAGDNIGFNLRGVEKKDIKRGDVLGSPDAPPKVAKEFKAQIIVIHHPTAIAPGYTPVMHAHTAQVAATVTEFLQKINPATGAVEEENPKFLKVGDSAIVKIRPVRPTCIETFQEFPEMGRFALRDMGATIAAGIVKEITEEYKP; this comes from the coding sequence ATTTTTTTTCAAAAATTCATAACAGTAATAAATGCCCTCAGACACGCAGTCGCAGCAGTCTTAGTACTTTCAGCAAAAGAAGGTGAAACCGATACTGCAATTGCTGCAGGTGGTCAAGCAAGAGAACACGCATTCTTGCTCAAGACTTTAGGTGTAAACCAACTAATTGTTGCAATCAACAAGATGGATGATAGCAACTATTCTGAAGAAGCATTCAAACTAGCCAAAGAGAAGGGCGAAAAATTAGTTAAATCTGTAGGTTACAAACTAGAAAACGTACCATTCATTCCAGTTTCTGGATGGAAAGGCGACAACTTGGTTAAAAAATCCGAGAACATGCCATGGTACAATGGCAAAACACTACTTGAAGCATTTGATGACTTTACTGTAGCAGAAAAACCAGTTGGAAAACCACTACGTGTGCCAATCCAAGATGTTTATACCATCACTGGCGTTGGTACTGTTCCAGTAGGTAGAGTTGAGACAGGAACTATGAAAGCAGGCGACAAAATTGTTGTAATGCCTTCTGGTGCTCCTGGCGAAATCAAATCTATTGAGACTCACCACCAAGAGATGCCATCTGCAGAAGCAGGTGATAACATTGGTTTCAACCTTAGAGGTGTTGAGAAGAAAGATATCAAAAGAGGAGATGTTCTGGGAAGTCCTGACGCTCCTCCTAAAGTTGCAAAAGAATTCAAAGCACAAATCATTGTAATTCATCACCCAACAGCAATTGCACCTGGTTACACTCCAGTAATGCACGCACACACTGCACAAGTTGCAGCAACAGTTACTGAGTTCTTACAAAAGATCAATCCAGCAACTGGTGCAGTAGAGGAAGAGAATCCAAAATTCCTCAAAGTTGGGGATTCTGCAATTGTAAAAATCAGACCGGTAAGACCAACTTGTATTGAAACATTCCAAGAGTTCCCTGAGATGGGTAGATTCGCCCTTAGAGATATGGGTGCAACTATCGCAGCAGGAATCGTTAAGGAAATTACCGAAGAGTACAAACCATAG
- the fbp gene encoding fructose-1,6-bisphosphate aldolase/phosphatase: MKITVSVIKADVGGIGGHTKPSDGLLDAIKNTVKNSADLLIDYYIGYCGDDTHIVMSHTHGVDNQQIHKLAWDAFMAGTQVAKEEGLYGAGQDLLKDSFSGNVKGMGPGVAEMEFEERPNEAFTVFAADKTEPGAFNYPIYRMFVDALSNTGLIVNKNLAEGVKINIMDVEKAQIAELELWQDKPTIEAALMYPGRYVVDSVTTKDGEPILAASTDRLHNIAGTYVGKDDPICVVRTQKRFPATEEVGSVFNNPHFVAGNTRGSHNMPLMPVKLNSAATINFCIPIVESLVFSMHNGKFTGPFDGFSTPDWDLIRERATEKAMAIRSQGFIHPATLVPSELEYAEGYRARMDVLESKMKPMEGTTSSGEKKENYEDPD, from the coding sequence ATGAAAATTACAGTTTCAGTTATCAAAGCCGATGTCGGCGGGATCGGAGGACATACAAAACCTAGTGACGGATTATTAGACGCAATTAAAAATACCGTCAAAAATTCAGCAGATTTGCTTATTGATTATTACATAGGATATTGCGGAGATGACACACATATTGTAATGTCCCATACTCATGGAGTAGACAATCAACAGATTCACAAATTAGCATGGGATGCATTCATGGCAGGAACTCAAGTCGCAAAAGAAGAGGGACTGTATGGTGCAGGACAAGATTTACTCAAAGACTCTTTTTCAGGAAATGTGAAAGGAATGGGTCCAGGAGTCGCAGAGATGGAATTTGAAGAAAGACCAAACGAGGCATTTACAGTGTTTGCAGCTGATAAGACAGAACCAGGAGCATTTAACTATCCAATCTACAGAATGTTTGTTGACGCATTAAGCAACACAGGATTAATTGTAAACAAGAATCTTGCAGAAGGAGTTAAAATCAACATCATGGATGTTGAAAAAGCTCAGATTGCAGAATTAGAATTATGGCAAGACAAACCAACAATTGAAGCTGCATTAATGTATCCAGGAAGATATGTCGTAGATTCAGTCACTACAAAAGATGGGGAGCCAATTCTAGCTGCATCAACTGATAGATTACATAACATTGCAGGAACATATGTTGGAAAAGACGATCCAATCTGTGTCGTTAGAACACAAAAAAGATTCCCAGCAACTGAAGAAGTGGGCAGTGTCTTTAACAATCCGCACTTTGTTGCAGGAAACACAAGGGGAAGTCACAACATGCCCTTAATGCCTGTAAAACTAAACTCAGCTGCAACAATCAACTTTTGCATTCCAATAGTCGAATCACTTGTGTTTAGCATGCACAATGGAAAGTTTACTGGTCCATTTGACGGGTTCTCAACCCCAGACTGGGATCTAATTAGAGAAAGAGCCACAGAAAAAGCAATGGCAATCAGGAGTCAAGGATTCATACATCCAGCAACACTTGTTCCATCCGAGTTAGAATATGCTGAAGGATATAGAGCAAGAATGGATGTTCTTGAAAGTAAAATGAAGCCAATGGAAGGAACCACATCTAGTGGCGAGAAGAAAGAGAATTACGAAGATCCAGACTAG